ccacaccaggtaccactgctgtcagctaagaacaggaaactgaggctacaattcacacagactcaccaaaactggaccatagaagatggaaacacgttgtctggtctgatgagtctccatttctgctgccacatccagatgccttgtatcaacggttcagggtggtggtggtggtgtcatggtgtgggggatattttcttggctcACTTTGGTTCCCCTAGTACcagttgagcatggttccaatgccacagtctacctgagtattgctgctgaccatgtccatccctttctgaccacagtggaccatcttctgatgctacttccagcaggatcaGGCTCCATGTCAAAGAGCTGGAataatctcagactggtttctagaacatgacaatgagttctctggactccaACGGACTCCACAGTTACCAGAACCCagtagagaacctttgggatgtggtggaatggGAGACCAGCATCGTGGATGTtcagcagacaaatctgcagcaactgatgctgtcatgtcaacatggatcaaagtctgaggaatgtttccagaaccttgttgaatccATGCCACTGAGCATTAAGGCGGTTCTGAAGGGAAAAGAGGTCCCACCCGGTACCAGCAAGGTGGACCTGATAAAGTGGTGTGTGAGTGTTCAGAGTCCTCTGGGTGACATTAATCAGTCTAAAGGCTTTTAGTGTTTAAAGTGATGATTGTGCTTCAAAAAACTGGTTTGTCCGAATCAAATTTGCCAAAAAACTGTTTGGTCGTCTGGTCTCCCGATAAACCAACAAGTGGAACTATTATAGTCCTCACTTCAACCAACGGTTTCTGagatgtttgaagaaaaaagtaaatagtcccaacaaaaacagttttcttctgttttaccTTGAAAGAATTTCAAACTAACATTTTTGGATCctaaaatctggaaaactgcGCGCGGAATCACGGCgaggaaaaacatttgtttgatgTGGCGTTTTCTtgtttgacccctccccccacGGTATGGCGGTGGACCTTCCGGCCTCTGAAGGTCTCTGTGGATCCACTGGGACAGAACGAACGTGTTCAGACGCGGCGCTGGAACCTGGATGGTTCCTTATCAGCAACACGTGCGTCAGAAGGAAGGCGGAGCCACGTTCAACCACTGCAAATGTTTTATTGCTGCTCAAGGATCAGATAATCACGCAACGCATGATGGGGAAAAACACCAGGATTAGTCTGACATGTTAAAATGCGATCAGCTAAACAAAAATCATTGTAATGTTTTCTGTGACAGCTCAGTCCACGTCCACACAGACATCTAGAGAACGTTCTGCAGAAGCCGTGACCGtggttctgttcagggaggAACGGAGAAGCTCCAGGTCTTAAATAGggtctgcagtcagactccatCGTACCTTTGATTCAAACCTTCCGGTCCGTCACCTACGGGAGAAACTCCAGGAGCTCCGGCAGAATCGGCTGAAACTCCTGGAGGATCAGGAGTCCTGTGGGTCCGGACCGAGTCCGCCGAGGCGTCCAGTGTGGAACCTTTTCATGGGAGAACGTCTGATTGGATAAAGAACCAGATGAGGGTCTTCAGAGACCAAGCATCCCGGTTGTGGAACCTCGTGAGGTTCTGCTCAGCTTCAGGATTCTAGGGGCTGTTTTCTGAAGACCGGGTTTTTGTTGGACGTAGAACAACTGGGAGAAACATCTACAGGAACCCTCAGATATTTGACTGGGACCAGATCTCTGCTGAGTTTCTGAGCTCAACCTCAAGAAGAAGCTCAGATCCCCTCCGATCAGAACCAGAGCTCTGGTCCAGAACCTCTGGACTCAGAGACCATCGTCTGGGTTCTCCTGGACGGGCGTCCGGGTTTTGGGGCGGCGAGGTCGCAGCAGACTGAAGCAGGACGAAGCGGTGAGGGCGAGTCGGCTCAGCCCCACATTCAGGCAGTGGACCTCAGAGGTGACCGGCACCTCCGAGAAGAGGGCGCGGTCTCGGGCCAGAGGGGCGGGGCCAGCATCGCTACTCTCAATGTCTTTGACGATGTTCAGGATCTCCTGACGCTCCGACTGCCGGGTCATCCCCCGAATGTTCAAGATGGCCGACACGTGCTTCTTCCTGCAAACAGACACAGAGGTCACGGCGCCGCTTCACCTCAGCGAGGATCATGGATCTTCACCTAGgacagcggtccccaacccccgtgggtcatttggtaccgggccgtacagatggaataaataacttgcatgacttccgttttatttattttggaatttgaaagatgttttattttaaacatttgcctgattctctgttccatccgtctgtccccccagccaggagacagaggaGGAGCCTATATTTAACAGACAGCACTTCAtttagcaccatgagtgagggaaggggagaggatgatcacGCCTGTGCCAGGTACCATGACATGCATGTCTAAATAAAAGCTCAGTTCCTCTCATCACGCCTCTGTTCCTCCCTCATCGTCGCGTGGCGACAACAATCATCCGCCTACGTCTTAAAGACCGCTGACTTAGGACAACCACTAAACTTGACTGGTTCTAAATCTCGTTGTTCTCCTCGTCCAGGAGCAGCTTCACATACTTCAGCTAAATTTTGGAGGATGAAGACTatgatgaagatgaaaaacACTAAACGAAGACGTCAAAGACGATTCCTCTGCAGGACAAAGAGCAGCTTCTCCACTGAAACCGCACAGCGAGGCAGAGAAGGTCCGGATGGACCGGGTCGTACCTGACATCTGGAAACTCTCGGACCAGAACCCCCACCTCCATCTGGATGGAAGGGACGTCCTCCAGCTGGATGAGCTCAGAGATGTGAGCCAGAGCGCCGTCCAACCAGCTGGAAGGAGACTCCTGCCAGACGGACGGAGGGGAAAAGCCGGTGAGACCAACCAAGGAGGAGTTCAGGCCGAGCCACCAGGGGGCGCCGCGCCCTCTGATGCTCAGTACTAACCAGGTCTTTGAAGAGGAGCTTGATCTGTTTGCCTTCGTCTCGGAGCCGGCCagccatcctcctcctcatcttcacgGAGGTGCAGATGATTCGGCCTCGCATCACCGACCGCAGGTAATCCATCACCACCCGCCTGTGGACCTCTGCCACCAGCAGCTGAGGGACCAAACAAACCGCCCGTGAGGATCTGCCCGTCCCACCACCATGGTCAGCAAGAACATGGGGTCTTCGTCAGGTCATCATCACAGggttctggggcctcatttataaaactttgcgtaggatttgcgtcagaaatggcgtacggatgaaacataggacgtgcgtacgcacagaaatattcggatttataaaaccgtgcgcacgcacatcctacgcatctttcccttaataaatcacaaccgattctaaatgcagcgcagcttttgcggcttcatgacacgcccatagttgcccataaatagtccgtgaaacgcccacaaatgaatattcattgattgggaaaccatggcaaacacggAGAGGAattcaaaaaaacgtaacttgactcaatgtgaagtagaagttatcgttggcgaggtggaaaaggggagaaaagtgttgtttggagggcacagtgtggccttactaatgccaaaaaggcacgtgagcggcaaacggtggcagacgccgaaaatgctgcagcctcacaaccattcgaggttgtgaggctacagcgctccattggggggggggggggggacgacgacaccggagcgccagatgcatgcgccggggggaccggagcgccagatgcaccgggtgacacgcgtggttcctccgagtgctcctctgtaacgccgggcccaaaagcccgcagaggtccaacaggacggctggaggaagtcagaaccggctcataagccactcgtcctcgtttgccaacaagtcttcttgctgtctaaagatgcgttcactccgaattcttccatttgccacatcttgtAAAAGctcaagatcagccattgtgcgtcattacgcattgtgatggggcattttatttccatccatttaattacatctgacaagctacagatgtcggtaataatccacgtggaaatgggaaattgatcagcaaatgtaatttcttgttgctttctgaatggttgagacatacgccatacattgttttatcaaaaataaaacaaactaaaggcatatgcatgaataccataattctgtagcttatgaagaaatgttttactatgaaaacaactttccccagtggataaTTAGtacgtccgtccgcacgcccgcacctatatctgctcctccagacggacacactgacgagaatatcagttttgtacattatttcgttctgttaactatattatttatgaggatgaattgcacaacatgccaatattgcagaacatatttcacttttctttttccaaataagtgttcatttgaatttctgttgtaatttttgtttgatcttttttgtttgtttcactgctgatcgatcaaacgggtgttggtgtagctgttaattgtcagacttgctttgtgaagtcttcatgttatttctgagaggcaggattgtcattttcactttcacatgtttcttccatctgccgacggcgtcgccgtttctcatttcacccgtttttgtgcgtacgcctgggtcagagcgtgaaggaccgcacattttcccgtcaagtttgctttttataaatctcaactattgcgtagagagtggcgtacgccttcttttgtgcgtacgcaacctttagaaatgaggcccctggtcttcaCACAGGTGGACTTTGCTGCTCTAAAGTTCTGCTCAACAGAACCGAATGTCTTTAGGAACAACCTCTGGAGTCCAGAAGTCCTGAAGACCAGGACCCTGAAGCAGAACCTGTGCAGGTACCTGGTATGGAGGACTGTCCATCCGGCGGTATTTCTTGAAGTCCTCCTTGAGGATTGCTTCGATCTGCTCATACGGTTCCGTGTTGCTCAGCCACTTCCTCTTCACCAGGCGCTCGAAGAACGGCTGCAGAACCCAAAGAACGTCCTCATGGTTTAGAACCCGCAGAGCTTCAGACGGGAAGGTTCTCTGGAGGGTTCAGGTCTGAGGCTGAGGCAGCAAATGCAGCCGGCCTTCAGGAGACCAGGACTGACGCCAGACCGTCTCCATCAGGTTTCTGCCGGACCAGGTCGGGTCGGGTCGGTCCAGGGCTTCTGTTCTGCAAGGCAGCTGGACTTTAAAGTCCAAAGAAGTTCCTTTGCTCATCAGTCTCTGCCCCCCCACAGAGAGTAGTCTAGAACCCCCCCCCCGGTGAGCAGCTCCACGGTCGCATTGAAGAACAGAAGTCCTGAGAGAACCGGACCTGATGACTCAGAACCGTCACAGAACCTGTGAGCTCCGCAGAGCTGCTCCTCCCAGCTTCAACAAACATCTGGTTCCTGAAGGTGGGGGGAGCGTGGGGGGAGGGGGCGTCCTACCCGGATGTGCAGGAAGAGGCGCTCCGACAGAACCCGCACGCCTTGCTGCTCGATGTGATCCAGGGACCTGTTGGCCCGCCGCAGAGAGTCGTCGCTGACGGCCGGGTCCGACTGCGCCCAGCGCTGCACGAAGcctctgcagacacagctgtggTTCAGTGACCATCCAGCAGACCCCCATAGCCCTCACTCCCAGCAGAAACCCATccttcatgcccccccccatCGTTACAGTAACAGGGTCCGCAGACGGCCACCTTCCCTGGCCCCGCCCCCATCCCGCTGCAGGATCAGGGTCTGTCCTAACTAACAAATGTCTCCGCCAGCTTCAGATCCAGCGTCTGTTTCCACGTCCACCATGTTCTTGCTGTCGTTTGGGACGTTTCTAAATGTTGGACGGTGTCCTTTAGGGTCAAAAAGGTgcccatccattttccaaacccgctATAtgccttttggggtcacggggctgcctgagcctgtcctggctactgttgggggGGTCACCAATCTGTCACagtgacacacacatgcacgctcacatgcacacttatagggacaatttagagtgaccaatgtACCTACCAAGCTAAAACCCAGTCacgcacggggagaacatggagactccacacagaaaggccccagatgggatttgaaccagggcctctCACTGTGGAGTGAGGGTGCTGACCACTCCACCACAGTGCAGCCCCGGAAAGAAGCCTTTAGATCAAATGTATACTCTTATTCTTCATATCTTCCATCCAGAATAGACGGTTTTGTTGAAGCTAAAGACCAAACTCCCCCGTGATGGTCCTGCTCAGAGTTTAAAACCACTGTTCACATGTGGGCGGGGCCATCCCCCAAAGCTCCGCCCCAATGTTCACTGACAGACGGTTGTGTACAGTAAACACACAGCAGTTAGAAAGATGAAAACTGTAGAAGAAACAGACCTAAATAATCTGTAAAGTGATCAGAGAattcagagctgcagctgcagtgctcTGTTCTCATTGGATCCTCAACGTTTGAAACCCTCAGACTGCCAGAGCAAACGCTCCCCTGCAGCTCCGTTTGGGGGTTGTACCTGAACGGCGGGCAGCAGTTGACGAAGGCGATGGTTCTGGTGACGTAACCGTCCTGGTTGTCCTCAGACGGGCCGCTCTGCACGCCTTCGTGGAACATCTCCACCTTCCTCTGGAAGCTGAAAGCACATTTCCATCAGGCCAGCGCCGCCAAGGAAAGGAGGAAGTCTGACCGAGAACGCCGGACGTTTTCAGGGACGGCCGGATCTCGTCAGGCATTATCCGGACAAAATCCCAGGAAAAGAGACGAAATCTGGAGTTTTGCCTCTCAAGAGGTTTTTTTCtacagatttttaattttttttaaaaaaaaatttctgcaaataaatatttaagtgACAGAAACTGACAGACGTCCTCATTAgtctgagagagagagagagagagtgtgtgtgtgtgtgtgtgtgtgtgtgtgtgtgtgtgtgtgtgtgtgtctacagtagagaattgacttttctttttatagttTGTTTGGTTCATATTTCTGTCTGTTCCTGCAGTGAGAACATTTCTATTTTGTTATTTCAGGATCTTCAGTCGGCGTGTTTTCACCATCATAAACCAGACTGAACTGGAAGAAAACAACCGTTAACCTTTATTTGGTTAAATCCTAACAGGTTGAATTGGTTTTCGGTGCTTTGAGGTCTCATTCTTTCCCTTTACAGTACAGatggaaacaggaagtggagtTCGGGGGAACCTGTAGAGGAAGTCGGCGAGTCCGTTCAGACTGCATTGGGCCACTCTGGATCCCAGGCTCCTGTTGATGGCGGCGGAGCGTTCCAGGTCCACCTGCAGCCTCTGAGAGCACACAGAGCAGCACATCACTCAGACAGAACTCCACGTTCTGACTATTCAACATCTGATGGAACTgcagccactagagggcagcagagcAGCTTCAGGCTGGAGTTTAACAGCAACAAGCGGACGGTAACCATGGAAACGTCCAGGCGATACCTGTATGACGGTTTTGGAGAGAGCGATCTGGTACTCCTCCACGCTCTGCGTCTCCGTCCATCTCTTCTCCTCCTCGTCCAGCAGCTGACTCAGCTCTGTGGTCACCTTCACctgcagggggaggagccagATTCCTTCACGTGTTCTTCAACCATAGAACACGAAGAGCTGTACCGCGGTCATGGCTGATCTCCTTCACCTGTTCAGTCATTGTTAACCAGCTTTACCTGGACCCGACTGAGCTCCAGTCTGCTCCTGTCAGGCTGACTGATGGGAATCAAACCACAAACGTCTGTTTCCAAACGCTGCTGAACAGGTGAAGTGAGAGAGCGGTGAGGGCGGGGCACAGGTGAAGGTGCGTGAAGCTACCCGGACGGAGTTCAGACAGTCCAGCTCCAGTTTGTCCACGGTCTCTGAGGGCAGCAGCGGACACAGCGGAGCGCGGCTGAACGCACACGTGATGGCCACGGTCCCCAGGACGTCGCTGAAACACACAGAAAGGTGTCTGAGAAACAGTCCTCGCGTCCCGCCACAAAGACTTTGAGTCGTGTTTCAATCAGAACAGATCTGGAAGCCCAGCGGGTCCAGATCCAGGTTCAGATCCGTTCTGAGAGGTTTGGAGGacgaagcagcagcagcagcggctgcagcagttcagctgctgctgctgcaggagtcTCAAACCTTCAGAGGAAGgttcctgcagacaaacagagacTGTCTCTGATTCAGAAAAACCTCTGGAATCCAGACTTAAATGCTGCTCTGAGTTTAGAGTCAGATCTCTGCTCTGTGTGGGTTCactctctgcagaaacatctCCTCTCTCAGAAGTTCTACCGGACTCGGGCCTTTCGGTACCGGTTGTAAATGTTGTGCAGCCAGTCCAGCAGGGAGTAGATGTCTGTGATCTCCAGCTGGTTGTCTGCGATGGCCTTCAGTCGACCTGCAGCCGCCTGGTGGTAACTCTCCACGTAGACCTGcgggaggtcagaggtcagaggagcagAAAGCATCTGGATCAAACACAGgagcatcttcatcttcatcagtcAGTCTGTTCTCAGGAGTTGGTTCTTCTTCTCGGTTCAGGTTTTCAAAATTCACTAGAATTAGGAACTCAGAGGAACTTTAAGGTCTGGACGGAAACAGACGGTTCTGCTCGTCCCCCGTCTGCTTCTCAGCGTCCGGACGGTCTCACCTGGAACGGCTGGAACTCTTCGGGGTAGATGGAGACCACGTTCCTGTTGGCGGCCCCCAGGTCCTCCACAACCCTCACTCGGAGCCGGTCCAGGTACTTGTCCAGCTCTCCGGCCGTGAACTCGGCCCGCTGAGGCAGGCAGCCGTCAGCCGCCTCCTCCACCGCCTCCCTCCACTTTCGCTTCAGGCGCCGAGGCCTGGGGCCCCCGGGGGCCACCGTTTCACTGAGGGCCCACTCTTTGTCGGCCTGTTCTTCCTGCTGCAGGACCTGCTCGTGGAGTCACAGGAGAGGCGGTCATCGCTGCGCCGTCCTGCGTCGCCGTGACGGCTGCAGTTCTCACCTGAACCACCAGTCCCAGGTTGGGCCCGGCTGTTGGGGAGCGCAGCGACTCCCGGACCACGGCCCACAGCTCCTTCTGCAGCTCCTCGTACAGCAGCTCCACGTCTTTCGCCTTCCTGCGCCCGCCGTCTTTGACGCCGGGGCTGGTGGCGTCCTCCGGCTCAGCAGCGGCGGACTCGGTGCACTCCCGTTCCAGCTCCAGGATGTGGGTGTCGGCCAGGAACAGGTCCCGCTTCTTCACCAGCTGCAGGATCTCCAGGACTGCAGAGACAGCAGGAACCGGTTCACGCGGAACGTCAGCGTTCCCGGTCGCTCAGAGGTTCACCGCAAACAGAGACGGATCCCAACCAGACGGTCTCACACTGAAAAACTGGACCAAAGTCCGTTTGGGCCCAGATTCTGCGTGTAAAGCTCTAGTCACATGCACCGGTACCAGGGTTGACCcgtgcaggtttttgggttgtcggGGTCCGTAGAGGGTCGTACAACTGCCTCATAGGACCTCATGAAAATGGATCGTACCATTGTGGTGCCTGTGGTGAGAGTATCATGAAGTATTGGTAGGGATAATGGACGTTCTAATGGCGTACAGGTGATGATGTCGTACGGCGTCCTACGCCACACATTAGTAGGTGTGAGTGTTGACCCTCTTGCTGAccacacaaatgctgcacacacggagtgtgcacgtgatacacGTGCACGTGATACATGAGAGCCCATAGGACGTCCACAGAAACGACACTGATTCTCTCTTTGaatcatttctaacagtcagttTGCAGCGAGGAGCGCGCACGTGTCACACGACACACTGTGTCGGGCAAACAAATCTTTAAATTGTACACACACACcgcctgacacacacacacacatttatgcaCAGATCACAgtaacagctgcagctttcaCGTCTCCTGATGTTTGCGTGGATGATGCGTTTAAGTGCTGCCAGATTGCTGGGTCATTAGAGTTTATCAGCCTTTCCCTCTGAACGCAGGAATCAcctgcattttttgtgtgtcttaaaTGCAACACGCTTTCATTCTGAGgaaacaaatacagaaaccattTTTCTGTCAGGAGGTAATGAAGGAGATAAGTTCAGAAAGGCTGATAAGAAAACTCTGACGACCCAGCATTCTGGTAGCACTTAAACGCATCATTTACGCACCCATCTGGAAAGGTTTCACAACTCTGATCTGTGCGTTTGTGCGTCCGGCGGTCGGTGCGGGTTCACTGAGCGTCTACCGCCTTCCCACGTCCTGCAGGTCTGAGGGGAAAGTTTTACCCCCCCCTTTTCTGTTACATCatgaaaaagggaaaactgCCACCCGCTGCATGGAGGGGACCAACCGGATCATCCAGGACAACGTGAGGCCGGACGGGGAGAAGCCGGACCAGCAGAACCACCGGGATCGACCGCGATCGAAGGGTTTTCTGCTGAAACGTGTCGCAGAGACGCCAACTTCCTGTCAGCAAAGTCCGAGTCTTCCGGCTCAAATCTGGATCTGCTGGATCCAGATTTGAGCTGAGCGGCGCCGACACCATTCAGAAGGTTAGAAATGTGTCTTTAGATTCAGGTTTAGAGAAATGTTTGACTTTCCTGCAGAAAACCGAGTCAGACCAGAATCCTCTCCTCCTGGAGGTCCAGGTTGGAGGTTTATTGCAGAAAAACCTCCTCAGCAGAGCCAGAACCGCCTGGagccagaacaccagaacatcttGGCAGGCAGTGATGGGTGTGATGCAAAGAGCTGAAAGCTTCCTctggtctggttctggttctcagAGGACATGATTGGGTCAGAGCAGgcgtgagaccagctctgctccgACAGGAAATGAAGACATCAGCCCAACGGGCCTCCGCTGGGTTCTGTTCAGGCGCCGCACTGCCCTAACAACAGCGTTACCTCACTTCCTGTCCGTCCTACAGAAGGTTCTGAGGAACCGGGTTCAGCTGAACCTGGTTCTGAGGAGCAGGAATAAAACGTGTTTCCTGATTCTGCAAATATTCCCTTCATCAGCAGGAAGTCCTCTGATAAAACGTTCAGACATCAATCACTGACACCAGAGGGCTGCTGGGTAATGAGACGGCGTGGGAGGAGCTCCAGCTTCTGCACACAACACTTTATGACCTCAGCAAGGTCCACGCAGATCCACAGTCCTGAAGACCAAACCTGGACCCTGAGGCTGCAGAAATGACAAGAACCAACCTGACccggttctgcagaactttccCAGGATCAACCACAGGTTCCCACAAAGCTACGGAATcaggagcacacacacactcactcacacacacagggtGGGATAACTGGGTTCACATTTCAGTGATTGGGAATCTCCAAACCAGACGACAGAACAGATGGaagaacacatttatttaaagagcATGGTCtagcagaaaacacacacacacacacacacacacacccacacacacccacacacattccCTCCTTTGCCAAACACAGCTCTTTTTGTTCCTCTTTTACTGCTCAGGAGAAGCTTGGAGATTCTGACCCCCCAGGCCCCACCCTCTTTTCCTGCctccatcatcatcttcatcctcttcatcattgACAAAGTGATGAGACGATCACAAATCATCTGCGTCCACAAAAACTGAGAACCTCTGGATCCAGAATCCTGGAGATGATCCTGCCGTCACAGATGATGTCATGGTTCTGGATCATGACATCATCTGTGACGGCGGGATCATCTGATATTCTGATCCTCTGATGATCATCTCCAGGTTGGAGGAGGTTCagtttgaagcagaaaaaatcTGCTGCTTCACTGAACTCTGTGACTCTGaaactgaaggagctgctgagtCAGCAGGACGTGCTCGCCCCGAGCTAGAGAGAGAGTGAAAGAAGGaaggctttgtgtgtgtgtgtgtgtgtgtgtgtgtgtcaccgTGTGTGCATACATGTGGGTGTGCTCAGActgcagttgtgttttttaacttcTCTGGTTTTTGGTTCTTTTCTCAACGTCTGCAGCAGGCGGTAAAAGGACCATCATGCAACGCTGCAGCTGGAACGTCTGCAGCTGGAACGTCTGCAGCTGGAACGTCTGCAGCTGGAACGTCTGCAGCTGGAACGTCTGCAGCTGGAACGTCTGCAGCTGGAACGTCTGCAGCTGGAAcgtc
The Oryzias latipes chromosome 13, ASM223467v1 DNA segment above includes these coding regions:
- the LOC101158910 gene encoding tumor necrosis factor alpha-induced protein 2 gives rise to the protein MPILKNIPLRLKGGGPTLDNALIIRRMSLNITPRHNPFEDDDDDSFHGGHGDHWSPASSLLDGDAPRDRNPFEDEEDENEANEGKKGSAGGNGSAKGSFKFMSPLKSLSKLGKNLRVSGRSKGSDTVSPQGSLQGTPSPSAKKKRGRRSSEGSLLRFAGKYRDGLGSRKESFTNGEPNCSESECDSTSRRVSFMKMVGLGKIKRESGADRSSQSPEEQPAPEEEEEVEEVVKPREPLSVLEILQLVKKRDLFLADTHILELERECTESAAAEPEDATSPGVKDGGRRKAKDVELLYEELQKELWAVVRESLRSPTAGPNLGLVVQVLQQEEQADKEWALSETVAPGGPRPRRLKRKWREAVEEAADGCLPQRAEFTAGELDKYLDRLRVRVVEDLGAANRNVVSIYPEEFQPFQVYVESYHQAAAGRLKAIADNQLEITDIYSLLDWLHNIYNRDVLGTVAITCAFSRAPLCPLLPSETVDKLELDCLNSVRVKVTTELSQLLDEEEKRWTETQSVEEYQIALSKTVIQRLQVDLERSAAINRSLGSRVAQCSLNGLADFLYSFQRKVEMFHEGVQSGPSEDNQDGYVTRTIAFVNCCPPFRGFVQRWAQSDPAVSDDSLRRANRSLDHIEQQGVRVLSERLFLHIRPFFERLVKRKWLSNTEPYEQIEAILKEDFKKYRRMDSPPYQLLVAEVHRRVVMDYLRSVMRGRIICTSVKMRRRMAGRLRDEGKQIKLLFKDLESPSSWLDGALAHISELIQLEDVPSIQMEVGVLVREFPDVRKKHVSAILNIRGMTRQSERQEILNIVKDIESSDAGPAPLARDRALFSEVPVTSEVHCLNVGLSRLALTASSCFSLLRPRRPKTRTPVQENPDDGL